A genome region from Sceloporus undulatus isolate JIND9_A2432 ecotype Alabama chromosome 1, SceUnd_v1.1, whole genome shotgun sequence includes the following:
- the ZBTB2 gene encoding zinc finger and BTB domain-containing protein 2: protein MDLANHGLILLQQLNAQREFGFLCDCTVAIGDVYFKAHKSVLAAFSNYFKMLFVHQSSECVRLKATDIQPDIFSYLLHLMYTGKMAPQLIDPVRLEQGIKFLHAYPLIQEASLASQGNFAHAEQVFPLASSLYGIQIADHQVRNPTKAATAADKPVREPRPQPSRVSQENVHEASQLSQLPPPALPQVPQTNMATSDPLQSSLSPELVSAASHPSPPGDDNNMEASSSDDQPASLTIAHVKPSIMKKNGSFPKYYACHLCGRRFNLRSSLREHLQIHTGVPFTSNQHGESSVPLSLCNNAADKDAMDVPEAGMISDSELQQISDSPIIDGQQQAETPPPSDIADIDNLEQADQEREVKRRKYECTICGRKFIQKSHWREHMYIHTGKPFKCSTCDKSFCRANQAARHVCLNQSMDTYTMVDKQTLELCTFEEGNQMDNMLVQTNKPYKCNLCDKTFSTPNEVVKHSCQSQNSVFTLDEDRSILLGGGDAETTESDHSVLDSIKKEQEAVLLD, encoded by the exons tttaaggcacacaagtCTGTCCTTGCTGCTTTTTCAAACTATTTCAAGATGCTGTTTGTTCATCAGAGCAG TGAATGTGTCCGTTTGAAGGCAACTGACATACAGCCAGATATTTTCAGCTATCTCTTGCATTTGATGTACACTGGGAAGATGGCACCTCAGCTCATCGATCCAGTTCGCTTAGAGCAAGGAATAAAGTTTCTACATGCCTACCCACTGATCCAAGAGGCTAGCCTTGCCAGCCAAGGGAACTTTGCACATGCAGAACAAGTTTTCCCTTTGGCATCTTCATTATATGGGATTCAGATTGCAGATCACCAGGTGAGAAATCCCACAAAGGCAGCCACAGCAGCTGACAAACCTGTTCGAGAACCAAGGCCACAGCCATCGAGAGTAAGCCAAGAAAATGTGCATGAAGCCTCCCAGTTGTCTCAGTTACCACCACCAGCACTGCCTCAAGTGCCCCAGACAAATATGGCCACTTCTGATCCACTGcagtcctctctctctccagaACTGGTTTCAGCTGCTtctcatccttctcctcctggagATGATAACAACATGGAGGCATCTTCCTCAGATGATCAACCTGCTTCACTCACAATAGCCCATGTCAAGCCAAGCATTATGAAAAAGAATGGAAGCTTCCCCAAGTACTATGCTTGTCACCTCTGTGGTCGACGATTCAATTTGCGAAGTAGTTTGCGTGAGCACCTCCAGATTCACACTGGAGTGCCATTCACATCCAACCAGCATGGCGAAAGTAGCGTTCCATTGTCTCTTTGTAATAATGCTGCTGACAAAGATGCCATGGATGTGCCTGAAGCTGGAATGATTAGTGATAGCGAGCTGCAGCAGATCTCAGATTCACCAATTATTGATGGACAGCAACAAGCAGAAACACCACCACCTTCTGATATTGCTGACATAGACAACTTGGAGCAAGCAGATCAAGAAAGGGAAGTTAAAAGGCGAAAATATGAATGTACCATTTGTGGGCGTAAATTCATTCAGAAAAGCCACTGGAGAGaacacatgtatatacatactGGCAAGCCTTTCAAGTGCAGCACCTGCGACAAAAGTTTTTGCCGAGCTAACCAAGCTGCTAGGCATGTATGTTTAAACCAAAGCATGGACACATACACAATGGTAGACAAGCAGACTCTAGAGCTTTGTACTTTTGAGGAGGGCAACCAGATGGACAACATGTTGGTACAGACTaataaaccatataaatgcaaCTTATGTGACAAAACGTTTTCCACACCTAATGAAGTTGTCAAACATTCATGCCAAAGTCAGAACTCTGTCTTTACTCTAGACGAGGATAGATCTATTCTGCTAGGTGGAGGGGATGCAGAAACCACAGAAAGTGACCACTCTGTCTTAGACTCTATCAAAAAAGAACAGGAAGCAGTGTTGTTAGACTGA
- the AKAP12 gene encoding LOW QUALITY PROTEIN: A-kinase anchor protein 12 (The sequence of the model RefSeq protein was modified relative to this genomic sequence to represent the inferred CDS: deleted 1 base in 1 codon): MGAGSSAEQRSPQDAAPEESQPSSPEGQPASGEVAAEAAQREQPEEPAKLLQKNGQISSINGITEEQVDLSLKPEELNGQQAEVIITDVGERETASVILKEESFENMEGKPPESTNKTNGDDDQKDVQDADKQSPSLEEKGEEQEQPSESPSNDVGFKKVFKLVGFKFTVRKDKTEKVEPVQLLNVKADDTEVASDGSGDHKEFKKETMEEAAQIEVPHSLEKTEQETQTEKMKEETSLEKERESPIEAGGKDAETKNDDSNSPESPTSPLTNETASPLRKFFTQGWAGFRKRTSFRKPKEEEQQALDKEKQEQERDVTKEEGVIKEELEEENPIPEKAQTDVEANNEKVEENREEKEGKKMIDVSTETHQKEVTIPHEQLSRQDSAEGADKKIEISLNEKSNLVLEEKSEPSQECLIALKQSTLESSQKKLDPAAPSENELKIDQSDPAPLITTEEPKEHFETVEEGKSEPKAPLATESFDEKLADANMDFTTIVKKDEPKTIQKEQLVLEQLTEIDTEIQRRQSTDEQLKLKETVPETVSEQLKQTEPGVLSAATSKPPEGITNEVELISSQERAKMQGSPLKKLFTSSSLKKLSVKKHKGKREETKSGEAAEQIQQLSDSAESPEDPRAESSASSPEEATESVEKVTEGIQVTETEEGSTSDIEKKRESVTPWASFKKMVTPKKRIRRLSESDKEEEPDKAKSATLSSTESAPCEEQEDIKENGEEQKLEKNTDEPKKKVDTSVSWEALICVGSSKKRSRKSSSSDEEVGQRLAQEGQKVDETAPNKETAGEMTFTSSQESDQGQGGSSPEQVGSPSEGEGVSTWESFKRLVTARRKSKTKMEDRSEEPAVVPSLEYSTSDGESGKEESWVSFKKLMPGRRKKKSDGIPEHAPVQETGEEITETNEEDSDIPAVVPLSEYEAAEQEKLEAQKKNQEDITVKGSDQRTEKSEGTLITEQSSEGLVHAVTVTVVEGERAVTSIEERSPSWISAAVTETVEHAGEDEEKQTKHISETGLVEETVVATKLKPEIKKDVSGDTIISELELTSEAITAREEASAVEEGPEVSCAEETTEMVSAVSRLSESPDTTEIATPVQEVEENQQNLEELSKQTQEILQEVAERVKLSEETKMISKTTSEVIIQPVSVQKTDQEITVVFQGAELSESLLKEKTSEKTDIQTNEGIERGQGQVEVKESSLKEVLEKSHDVCVEVKQSPEETTSLNQTDEDHHLKTEHEALEKPREIAEEQAIEEKSEEEEDFVIVTVTPEETPEITIDDAAGKQLESLKEKDSKEYSKAYSVQEVKMHLEEGTQGKIKEDVQELKKETCEETPGFFQKQEEVEHICQSEAETTEIEENKPVKQNEVKDSELLIKTSYTDSVVHEVPIQIKSIDVSVQDDESKVSDMSMENDAALGLETGSTQEVTVEAGMQNKFLIEHVKTETHIQKMDPEVHLQELETKMPLVDVKPEPLLMNLETQIHAEMVGKEISVRKMDAGKEKVEAEDHTQKVETSDHIEEMEGKSHIMNVREDVLAEKSELNVGIDISTEKTKTESITEKADVDEHLKKREAHISPEDAHSKLSVESDVGKMEEEMPQPMTEVKSEALTEKMEVEDLTEKLKVAATSEKEDVTVHVEATTGRIDAKIESEICTDKTDAKVNGESSTEKADAMVEGETVIPSMLTDQNMKEEPPSARVDMEPLVEKVGAEIAKEKTEMEIVKDMGHSSDKAKAEDEKTAKTDVVAMIENAGAKADLELFAGETLEKVCEEYSEEMMEAGAATKQPELKETLQKVENEAIIQSVVKDTATAYLTTCAEIISVEAPVDLVSEQKSVISDMTRVAIQGETQSVATEKSITQEQRPLEVSTSSQDKVDLTQMVIADASLVVESEITDVIEAEAQENNELKDITVMKSKSTKESIAETSVQTGRVMPAVEEEKIVTSLGTTALEGTVQSEKEDAFTSESKHMDVNVVEDSVQNEATGDSVKEKLATETESVGILINKAEVDGGILTLESGYKESLASNAILENIRDSTPPDDKEESINGISVQIHTCPGELLLETVHPLSESTTASDSYQRRQVLSEKVQIIETQKSSENIELGGGDVLPEALVEQEIFAEQQEVVTRDIPEVQSYAVHKSSITVTATEAEEQVSTEKITLTGTSAETPQSLLQEIEETAFQMVQQVSFVHPGLDTKAVSEKTKIEAEEPILPAASFTKDDTLPKSGSDLIPEMKLQKSETDQEAEKQMTSPARSPSLTHIEFDKDVVQSVTIESQSTKIVLKIIQNAVDKMEKTEEPVFSSQQTEPCPLHADKSEIQEDLQKQEAFKATEDMPLTTEKSENGKSSGTKTTAADLEAVKHTPQTDEQSHALTKLVQVSGSKSEAEKEIIKEESLQKENGEPKLQTVVDTVVPTETQRVTLEGAVSGSLPKKSLEADQPKLKDVDVEQIQEQLIEQQMPVKRKEDHSPSTGFVEIQPEKDVNNQDFTSHEIPQLKSELTES, translated from the exons TTGGAGAACGAGAAACTGCAAGTGTAATTCTGAAAGAGGAGTCTTTTGAAAATATGGAGGGAAAGCCACCAGAGTCAACTAATAAAACTAATGGAGATGATGACCAGAAGGATGTACAAGATGCTGATAAACAATCCCCATCATtagaggaaaagggagaagaacAGGAACAACCCAGTGAATCTCCATCAAATGATGTTgggtttaaaaaagtttttaagttAGTTGGTTTCAAGTTTACTGTTAGAAAGGATAAGACTGAGAAAGTAGAGCCTGTTCAGCTCTTAAATGTAAAAGCAGATGATACTGAAGTGGCATCAGATGGATCTGGCGATCATAAAGAATTCAAGAAAGAAACAATGGAGGAGGCAGCACAAATTGAGGTGCCCCACTCTTTGGAAAAGACTGAACAAGAAACCCAGACTgagaagatgaaagaagaaacttctcttgaaaaggaaagagaaagcccTATTGAAGCTGGAGGCAAGGATGCAGAAACTAAAAATGATGATAGCAATTCTCCGGAGTCTCCAACCAGCCCTTTAACTAATGAAACAGCTTCACCCTTAAGAAAGTTTTTTACCCAAGGTTGGGCTGGTTTTAGGAAGAGGACAAGCTTTAGGAAACCTAAAGAAGAGGAACAGCAGGCTCTTgataaagaaaaacaagaacaagaaagagACGTGACCAAAGAAGAAGGGGTTATCAAAGAAGAATTAGAAGAAGAAAACCCCATACCAGAAAAAGCCCAGACAGATGTGGAAGCCAATAATGAGAAAgtggaagaaaacagagaagaaaaagaaggaaagaaaatgatagATGTCTCAACAGAAACACATCAGAAGGAAGTTACAATTCCTCATGAACAGCTGTCAAGGCAAGACTCTGCTGAAGGTGCAGATAAAAAAATTGAGATAAGCTTGAATGAGAAGAGTAACCTTGTCTTAGAGGAAAAATCAGAACCAAGCCAAGAGTGCCTAATAGCCTTGAAGCAAAGCACTCTGGAATCATCTCAGAAAAAACTTGACCCAGCAGCTCCTtcagaaaatgaattaaaaatagatCAGTCAGATCCAGCTCCTCTAATTACAACAGAAGAACCCAAGGAACATTTTGAAACAGTCGAAGAAGGCAAATCTGAACCAAAGGCTCCTCTTGCAACAGAAAGTTTTGATGAAAAACTTGCAGATGCTAACATGGACTTTACCACTATTGTGAAAAAGGATGAaccaaaaacaattcaaaaagaacaactGGTTCTTGAACAATTAACTGAAATAGATACTGAGATCCAAAGAAGACAGTCCACTGATGAACAGCTAAAACTCAAGGAAACTGTTCCTGAAACAGTGAGTGAACAGCTGAAACAAACAGAACCAGGTGTTTTAAGTGCAGCAACATCAAAACCCCCAGAAGGCATCACAAATGAAGTGGAATTGATTTCATCTCAAGAAAGAGCCAAGATGCAAGGTAGCCCCTTAAAAAAGCTTTTTACAAGTTCTAGCTTAAAGAAGTTGTCAGTAAAGAAAcataaaggaaaaagagaagaaaccaaaTCAGGGGAAGCAGCTGAACAAATACAGCAGTTGTCTGATTCTGCAGAAAGCCCAGAAGATCCAAGGGCAGAAAGCTCTGCCTCTTCCCCTGAAGAAGCAACAGAATCTGTAGAAAAAGTCACAGAGGGAATACAAGTCACTGAAACCGAAGAAGGGTCTACCTCAGATAtcgagaagaaaagagaaagtgttaCCCCTTgggcatcatttaaaaaaatggtgaCACCTAAAAAACGGATCAGGAGGCTTTCTGAAAGTGACAAAGAAGAAGAACCTGACAAGGCAAAAAGTGCTACTCTGTCATCAACTGAAAGTGCACCTTGTGAAGAACAGGAAGATATTAAAGAAAATGGGGAGgaacagaaattagaaaaaaacaCAGACGAACCCAAGAAAAAAGTTGACACTTCTGTATCCTGGGAAGCCTTGATTTGTGTAGGCTCATCtaaaaaaagaagtagaaaatcaTCATCTTCTGATGAAGAAGTAGGACAAAGACTAGCTCAGGAAGGACAAAAAGTAGATGAAACTGCACCAAATAAAGAAACAGCAGGAGAGATGACCTTTACAAGCTCGCAGGAAAGTGATCAAGGCCAAGGAGGTTCTTCACCAGAACAAGTTGGAAGCCCGTCTGAGGGTGAAGGAGTTTCAACATGGGAGTCCTTTAAAAGATTAGTAACTGCAAGAAGAAAATCTAAAACAAAGATGGAAGATAGAAGTGAAGAACCTGCTGTAGTTCCAAGCTTAGAATACTCTACTTCAGATGGAGAATCTGGAAAAGAAGAATCCTGGgtttcatttaaaaagttaatgCCTGGCCGTAGGAAGAAAAAGTCAGATGGAATACCAGAACATGCACCTGTTCAGGAAACTGGAGAAGAAATTACAGAAACTAATGAGGAGGACTCTGATATTCCAGCTGTTGTTCCTTTGTCAGAATATGAAGCTGCTGAACAAGAGAAACTTGAAGcccaaaagaaaaatcaagaagATATAACTGTGAAAGGTTCAGACCAGAGAACAGAAAAGTCAGAAGGTACTTTAATAACTGAGCAGTCCAGTGAAGGTCTAGTTCATGCAGTTACTGTTACAGTAGTAGAAGGGGAAAGAGCAGTTACTAGTATTGAAGAAAGGTCTCCATCATGGATATCAGCTGCTGTTACAGAGACAGTTGAACATGCAGGTGAAGATGAAGAGAAACAAACTAAGCATATTTCTGAAACTGGACTTGTTGAAGAAACTGTAGTGGCCACTAAACTCAAGCCAGAAATTAAGAAGGATGTTAGTGGTGACACTATAATCAGTGAATTGGAATTAACCTCAGAAGCAATCACAGCTCGAGAAGAAGCTTCAGCTGTTGAAGAAGGACCTGAAGTGTCCTGTGCTGAAGAGACAACTGAAATGGTTTCAGCAGTTTCAAGGCTATCTGAGTCTCCTGATACAACAGAAATAGCTACACCTGTGCAGGAAGtagaagaaaatcagcaaaaCTTAGAAGAATTAAGTAAACAAACTCAGGAAATTCTTCAAGAAGTTGCTGAAAGAGTTAAATTATCTGAGGAAACAAAGATGATTAGTAAAACCACATCTGAAGTAATAATTCAACCAGTATCAGTACAAAAGACTGACCAAGAAATTACAGTTGTCTTTCAAGGAGCAGAATTGTCTGAATCACTCTTAAAGgaaaaaacatctgaaaagaCTGATATCCAGACTAATGAAGGCATAGAACGTGGTCAAGGACAAGTTGAAGTTAAAGAAAGTAGCCTGAAGGAAGTGTTGGAAAAGAGTCATGACGTGTGTGTGGAAGTGAAACAAAGCCCAGAAGAAACAACTAGCTTGAATCAAACTGATGAGGACCATCATCTAAAGACTGAGCATGAAGCATTAGAAAAACCTAGAGAAATTGCTGAAGAGCAAGCAATTGaagagaaatcagaagaagaagaagattttgtTATTGTTACAGTAACACCTGAAGAGACACCAGAAATAACAATTGATGATGCAGCTGGAAAGCAACTGGAATCATTAAAAGAAAAGGATAGTAAAGAATATAGTAAAGCATATTCAGTTCAGGAAGTCAAAATGCATTTAGAAGAAGGAACACAAGGTAAGATTAAAGAGGATGTgcaagaattaaaaaaagaaacatgcgAAGAAACGCCTGGGTTCTTTCAAAAGCAAGAAGAGGTGGAACATATATGTCAGTCAGAAGCAGAAACAACTGAAATTGAGGAGAATAAGCCTGTTAAACAGAATGAAGTAAAAGACTCTGAGCTTCTAATAAAGACTTCATACACTGATTCAGTTGTGCATGAGGTACCCATCCAAATCAAGAGCATTGATGTTTCAGTACAGGATGATGAAAGTAAAGTTAGTGACATGAGTATGGAAAACGATGCTGCACTTGGCTTAGAAACAGGAAGCACACAGGAAGTTACAGTTGAGGCTGGCATGCAGAACAAATTCTTGATAGAGCATGTGAAAACTGAGACCCATATACAGAAAATGGATCCTGAGGTCCACTTGCAGGAATTAGAAACTAAGATGCCTTTGGTAGATGTGAAACCTGAACCTCTGCTAATGAATTTAGAGACACAAATCCATGCAGAAATGGTGGGAAAAGAAATAAGTGTAAGAAAGATGGATGCTGGCAAGGAGAAGGTAGAAGCGGAAGACCATACACAGAAAGTGGAAACAAGTGATCATATAGAGGAAATGGAAGGGAAGTCCCACATAATGAATGTGAGAGAAGATGTCCTGGCAGAGAAGTCAGAACTAAATGTGGGAATAGATATTTCAACAGAGAAGACAAAAACAGAGTCTATCACAGAAAAAGCAGATGTTGAtgaacacttaaaaaaaagagaagcacATATCTCTCCAGAAGATGCACACTCAAAGCTATCTGTAGAATCAGATGtaggaaagatggaagaagaaaTGCCCCAACCAATGACTGAAGTGAAATCAGAAGCTCTCACAGAGAAGATGGAAGTAGAGGACCTCACAGAAAAGTTAAAAGTGGCAGCCacttcagaaaaggaagatgtgACAGTGCATGTGGAGGCTACCACAGGGAGGATAGATGCAAAGATAGAATCAGAGATCTGTACAGACAAAACAGATGCAAAGGTAAATGGGGAGTCTTCCACAGAGAAAGCAGATGCCATGGTGGAAGGAGAAACAGTAATTCCATCAATGCTTACAGATCAAAATATGAAGGAAGAACCACCTTCAGCAAGAGTGGATATGGAGCCCCTTGTAGAAAAAGTAGGTGCAGAGATTGCCAAGGAAAAAACTGAAATGGAGATAGTAAAGGATATGGGGCATTCCTCAGACAAGGCAAAAGCAGAAGATGAGAAAACAGCGAAAACAGATGTAGTGGCAATGATAGAGAATGCAGGTGCAAAAGCTGATTTGGAGCTCTTTGCAGGGGAGACACTTGAAAAGGTGTGTGAAGAATATTCAGAAGAAATGATGGAAGCAGGAGCTGCCACCAAACAACCAGAACTAAAGGAGACCCTGCAAAAAGTGGAGAATGAAGCCATAATTCAGTCTGTGGTGAAAGATACTGCAACAGCTTACTTGACTACATGTGCTGAGATAATTTCAGTTGAGGCCCCAGTGGATCTTGTCTCAGAGCAAAAATCTGTGATAAGTGACATGACCAGAGTTGCTATTCAGGGAGAGACACAAAGTGTAGCAACAGAAAAAAGTATAACTCAGGAACAAAGACCACTGGAAGTATCAACGTCTAGCCAGGACAAAGTGGATCTCACCCAGATGGTTATAGCAGATGCCAGCCTTGTCGTGGAATCAGAAATCACAGATGTAATTGAAGCTGAAGCCCAAGAAAATAATGAGCTCAAGGACATCACAGTTATGAAATCTAAATCTACCAAAGAAAGCATAGCTGAGACCTCTGTGCAGACCGGAAGAGTTATGCCTGCagtggaagaggaaaaaatagTAACGtccttgggaaccactgcattggAAGGCACTGTGCAGAGTGAAAAGGAAGATGCCTTCACTTCAGAATCAAAACACATGGATGTTAATGTAGTTGAGGATTCTGTGCAAAATGAAGCAACTGGAGATTCTGTGAAAGAAAAGCTAGCAACTGAAACAGAATCAGTAGGAATACTAATAAACAAAGCTGAAGTAGATGGAGGCATCCTTACTTTAGAGTCTGGATACAAAGAGAGTCTTGCCTCAAATGCCATTTTGGAAAATATAAGAGATAGTACTCCACCAGATGACAAAGAAGAAAGTATAAATGGGATTTCTGTGCAAATTCATACATGTCCTGGTGAATTGCTCCTGGAAACAGTCCACCCACTTTCAGAGTCTACTACAGCTTCAGATAGCTATCAGAGAAGGCAAGTGCTGTCAGAGAAGGTGCAAATAATAGAAACACAAAAATCATCAGAAAATATTGAACTTGGTGGTGGAGATGTACTTCCTGAAGCTCTAGTAGAGCAAGAGATT TTTGCTGAGCAACAGGAGGTTGTCACCAGGGACATTCCAGAAGTGCAGAGTTATGCAGTTCATAAATCTTCTATAACAGTAACAGCAACAGAAGCTGAAGAGCAAGTTAGTACAGAAAAAATTACACTTACAGGAACATCAGCTGAAACCCCACAATCTTTACTACAAGAGATAGAAGAGACAGCATTCCAAATGGTACAGCAGGTGAGCTTTGTTCACCCAGGTCTTGATACTAAAGCAGTGTCTGAGAAGACCAAAATAGAAGCAGAAGAGCCAATTTTACCAGCAGCAAGCTTCACCAAAGATGATACCCTCCCAAAAAGTGGGTCTGATCTCATCCCTGAAATGAAACTTCAAAAGTCAGAGACTGATCAAGAAGCTGAAAAGCAAATGACATCTCCAGCAAGAAGCCCATCTTTAACTCACATAGAATTTGACAAAGATGTTGTTCAGTCTGTAACAATAGAGTCTCAGAGCACCAAAATTGTACTGAAAATCATCCAGAATGCTGTTGATAAAATGGAGAAAACAGAAGAGCCAGTATTCTCATCACAGCAGACTGAACCATGTCCATTACATGCAGATAAATCTGAAATTCAGGAAGATTTACAGAAACAAGAAGCATTTAAAGCAACAGAAGATATGCCTTTAACTACTGAAAAATCTGAAAATGGGAAAAGTTCAGGTACCAAAACGACAGCTGCTGATCTTGAAGCAGTAAAACACACGCCACAGACAGATGAACAATCACACGCTTTGACAAAACTAGTGCAAGTCTCTGGATCTAAGAGTGAAGCTGAGAAAGAGATTATCAAAGAAGAAAGTTTGCAGAAAGAAAATGGTGAACCAAAGCTTCAAACTGTAGTGGATACAGTTGTGCCTACAGAGACTCAGAGAGTCACACTGGAAGGTGCTGTCTCGGGAAGTCTACCCAAAAAGTCACTTGAAGCAGATCAGCCAAAGCTCAAGGATGTGGATGTGGAGCAGATCCAGGAACAATTAATAGAACAACAAATgcctgtgaaaagaaaagaagaccacagCCCATCAACAGGATTTGTGGAGATACAACCAGAGAAAGATGTAAACAATCAGGACTTCACATCCCATGAGATTCCACAGTTAAAATCAGAGCTCACTGAATCCTGA